Genomic segment of Tiliqua scincoides isolate rTilSci1 chromosome 1, rTilSci1.hap2, whole genome shotgun sequence:
AAGAACATAGGTCCAATTAAAGAGAAAGATATTGTAGTTGGTTGATTCTGTGATTTCTGCCACTTACTgtcaataaattagagatggtacCACAAAAGTAAATTGCCCTTGATGTATGGCTCTTGAGATTTAAAATTATTGTTGTCTCTGTAACCCATTTCTGATCATGTctttgtttttattatgttttaagAATTCATCCTCTATAAAAGAAGAAAGCGTAATGCATCCCAACAGGTCGATAATACCAAAAAACCTGATGAGGAACAAAGGATGCTGATGACTGAGGAGCCCATTAAGAGAGGTTCTGCAGAAGTATCTCCTTCGtcaaagactcaagtcaggatGACAGCAGATGCAGTAGTGATTACAGCCACTACAGCCACTGTAAAGAAGTCAACTGCTGTCACGCCTGTGACTTCTATCATCTCCCAACATATAGTAGGAGCAACAGCCATAGTCCCAACTGGAAACAGTGTAACCACAATTAGTAAGAAAACAACTGTTGGAGCCTCAACCTCAGGTCCCATTACCTCTCTTCATAACACCTTTTCTGCACTTCCAGACAATGGTACTGTTAATATTACTACTAGTACAGGAAGCTCCACAGGAACACAAAACAGTGGATTAATTCCAGGAATAGTTGGTAAAACAATACCAATAGAACCTGCACCTAGGACTGCTGTTACTTTTGAGTCTACAGTATCAGTGCTTCCTACATCCCTCCACACAGCAACTGTATCCAGCACTTATGCTCCTGGAGGCTCTAGCGCAGTTGGAAGTAGCTCAAAACCAGTAAATATgtctactgctgcagctgcccacaGCCCAACAACATCTGCAGCTGCCCACAGCCCAACAACATCTGCAGCTGCTCACAGCCCAACAACATCTGCAGCGGCCCACAGCCCAACAACATCTGCAACTACCCAGAGCCCAACAACATCACGTACCCATTCAACAGACAAAAGTACATCTCTAACAACTACAAGCCCAATCACGGTTGCAACAAAGTCAGGTGATTTTGAGCGAATTACAACAAACAAGGCAAACCTCTCTCCAGTTGAGGATACTCCTGTGGTCTCTGTGAAGGGTACTGATACCTCCACTGTTACACAGCAAGCAAAGACTAGTCACCTAGTGACAACAACTTATATCACTCCCTTGGCAGTGATTACTACTACAAGTCCAACATCATTGCCCAAATTAACAGCCATAGAACAAAGGGAAGATAATCAGGACACAGACAGTGAGAATAGCTCTCAGCAGGTAGATGTCAGCTGGCTCCTGGTAGTGCTTCTTTTTGGTGTCCTGTTTTTCATAACAATTGTAGTTCTGTTTGCCATACAAGCTTATGAGAGCTACAGAAAGAAAGACTACACTCAAGTGGACTACCTAATCAATGGGATGTACGCAGACTCGGAAATGTGAAAGCAACAGAGGTACAAAGAAGAAGCTTTATAGAAATACGTACACACAACTGTTAATGAGGGCAGTTGAAAGCCTAGGATGGTTAGTCTTTCAATTCCCTGTTTTGCCTATAAGACCAACTGAAAGTGCTTCCAAATTACTTTTGGTGCAATTTAGGAGAAATGCCATGTATTCTACTTAAaagtgttggttttttttaaaatccacagtCACAGGTTGCCAAGGATATATTATTTTTGAAATTGCAGCAATGCTTCTGTTGTgccagttttgtttaccattgcAAAGGAGCATTAGTGTTGCACAGCCCTCTTCTGAGGATGGTGAtgctttctaatttcctcaggtTCTGTTAATGTCCTGTCTATTTCTGTGTGACAAATGGTGACGAGGTGTTTTCGGACAGTTTTTCAAGTGTCGGTATACTGACACCTGCAGGTTGCACGGGGACTGTACCTATTGCTGTTCGTCCAAATGGCTGGCCGAGGACTGGCAGGATTGGTGCACGTGGCACAGTCCAAAAGAGTGCCCAGTATAAACCCCTTGTGCAGGCTggcaccttttttcttttcttatggtACATTTCATTTCACTGCTACTAGCTGCAGTCATGAGGGAAGCTGGTGGCTCAAGATGCAACCTAAGAGTGATCTTTGTTTACAGGATATGAAGAGTCTTGAAGTCTCTGGGTGAAAAGCCCGCTGGACTTGCTAAGCATTCCTATTACAGACTGTCAGGGAGAATGTTGGTGGAGCAGGCATCTGTGTAGTGAGCTCCCTGCTTGTTAAAATCTGTTTACTAGACCCTGTTTAATGCTGTGCTGCTTCCTAAACATGATGATTATTCCCTGAGGTGCCTTTGCATCTCTAtatgattttatttttgtaccCACTCACTTAATAAATGAAGCCCTGTAGGGCACGTCAAGGCCCACTCaacaatattttctttctttttttttcttgcctcccCTTCCCACTTTATTAGTGATAATTCCTCCTGAGAAAAACAGCACACTGAAGGCCTTCTCTGTAACATTTTGACCGTTCCTGTTGTTTGCTTAAGTCAGAGGTTTTCAAACCCTCTCAGAGAGTTTAaactgctctaagtccttgtgggggcaggggggaggcagtgacatgatccccaggatcgcatcgctcagggggctgcagggacttggctgtacttaccagagcctcctgcagcctcccgggggtgcgggcagccctgcacaaccttctgcagggttcgCTGAAGCTtaggaagtgaaagtggagcaatcgtgcaccacttctggttttgcagaggcggggcgcgatctctccactttcacttttgaaacttcagggagccctgcagacggtcatgcagggctccccacacccccaggaggctgcaggaggctctggtaagtacagccaagcccatGCAGTCAActgagcaacgtgatcctggggataacatcactgcctcctccctacccccaccccttaagggcgcCCATacgcatcatgacgccccagtttaaaAACCCCTGGCTTAAGTCACTAGCACTCCATTTTCTGCTCTGCTTTGTCATTTTTTGCAATCACAATACATCTCAAGTGCAATTCTCTTTTGGCGCTCCACCAGTACAGCTGCAGTAGCCTAATGTGTTGCACATGTACAGGATGACCAGacgtcttctttttccaggatatgccctctttttttaaccttatgtcctgggaaagaacttaaatgtcctccttttccctgtgagcaggcccctgcaggcagcacatagccttgtTGTATTTAATAATTAAATGTAATGAAGTTTTAAATTTCATAAGcaatgtagtgtttaaattaaccacatgaaatcagtataaaagtgtttttattttttattttgtcatgtcctacatttttcttggatgttctacattttggggtgccttatcctctcttgcagttatgacatctggtcaccctgcacacgtgccataaggcacatgcaCAATGACTCAAGagtcagcagtgctggtggggaggcctgtgcccaGCGGCATCCCTAGAGGGCTGTGAGGGGGCAGGCAGCA
This window contains:
- the C1H11orf24 gene encoding uncharacterized protein C11orf24 homolog; this translates as MWIAAVFFLLISLCMSENKSSILKESGVQVTRLLFSSEKHCQQACRGPTVSGNRYCWSVLYQSHCVLLRCPQLSACLNASTQDIKELMGEFILYKRRKRNASQQVDNTKKPDEEQRMLMTEEPIKRGSAEVSPSSKTQVRMTADAVVITATTATVKKSTAVTPVTSIISQHIVGATAIVPTGNSVTTISKKTTVGASTSGPITSLHNTFSALPDNGTVNITTSTGSSTGTQNSGLIPGIVGKTIPIEPAPRTAVTFESTVSVLPTSLHTATVSSTYAPGGSSAVGSSSKPVNMSTAAAAHSPTTSAAAHSPTTSAAAHSPTTSAAAHSPTTSATTQSPTTSRTHSTDKSTSLTTTSPITVATKSGDFERITTNKANLSPVEDTPVVSVKGTDTSTVTQQAKTSHLVTTTYITPLAVITTTSPTSLPKLTAIEQREDNQDTDSENSSQQVDVSWLLVVLLFGVLFFITIVVLFAIQAYESYRKKDYTQVDYLINGMYADSEM